In Planococcus citri chromosome 4, ihPlaCitr1.1, whole genome shotgun sequence, the genomic window taggtacattgaaaaaaagcaacgtTTGCAGCATAATTAGGCCTCGAATGGTATCTTATTAAGGACATTAGAAAAAtatcttctaaaaaaaaaagtaaaatggtCCCGAaggttaaaaacaaaaacaatcgaCATCGATCCACGATAAAAACACCGAACGAATTACAAATTCGCCGACACATAATATTAAAACTACTTAAAACATAATATAACAGCCATTAAAATCATCGcgaaaatatacaaataaacgattaattaataatttaaaaaaaaaaaaagaatacataTTATTCGTatcactacaaaaaaaaaacatcacggATGGAAGAAATATCTGATAGCTTTGGTACTAGCGAaatatacttttaaaaaatggtaggtaagtatcctttgtaaaaaaaaaaaaaacgagcgtCAGCTTACAAAACGACAGAATTCGTAATAAATGCATTCGCTAGTAATGAGATCAATAATATTATGTTTCGATTACTAGACGACCATCAGTCGGTTTTCTCGCCAGCGAAACTTTTATCACTATTGGAATTTCGATTCACGTTGAATTGGAACATCGAAGGTACGGTTCTACGTATTATGATCGATCTCGGTACAGGTTTATGGGTATCTTCGTGCTGAGGGAGTGATACGTTGGGTAAAGGATGAATTTTCGGAACAGCAGACCATTCGGGGAGGAATGTTTGAGGCAtcgatgatggaaaaaatgcGTTCGTCGTCGAACACGGGGGagttttttgatcatttgttTCCTCTACAATATGattttgatttggaaaaatatcgtcGAATACCTGCAATGAAAAAAACACTCCTAtgagtaaaaattcaacaacgaATTTCCCCTTTCGTGCAAGGAGAATTTTACCATATTAAAATTATCTACGAGCGTgataaaacattaaaataacAGGAAATGAAACAAGTAGAAAcacatacacaatacacataaaagcgaaaattcaaaaataaaaaatgaaaaaaaaaacaaacgaaaaacaCATACCAGTAAATCAGAATGTTTAGGAAATAAAAGAGGATTCTGAGACAAAGTATCGGGACTCATTTCAGAATCCGATCCATTATCAAATTCACTAGAGTTATAGTTGttgaaactcgaaataaaatctacaaaggggagaaaaaaataaatcaaaacaaaaaaaataaaccaaaattcagaaaagaatagaaaatgaaaaaaaaacacagcgtCGAGAACATCGTAACAGGCACccgatcgaaaaaaatcaattcatgcTTCGATTCGGGGCATTGTTACTCACCGAAATGACGTTTATCTGCGACGCTGTCGGTGAAATTATTATTCGTACCGTTTGCATCTTGGACGCCGCTAAGAGGAGGTAAAAATGGCGACATTGGTTCGAACATGATGCGAGTCGTGTCCACTGAACTTTGACGTATGTGTAAGGAATCCCTTCGCGGCGGTAATGGCGGCGGGCTTATATCTCGAGGGGGTAAATTAGGACTAGGCAGCTGTAAAAAAGAACAGTTTCGAGATTAGCCGCGAAATTAATGCGATATTTCCATTTCTCGAGCACACTTACATCATACATCATCGGTGGCATTTTAGGCGGAGGTCGTCTAGGAGGCAGTGGAGGTCCTTCGGGGGGACCATCCAAGAAATTACCATTCTCACTATCTTCGGTCATCGATGTACCAGTTTGCGATTCTTCAGAGTTCGAAGAGATCATGTCGCAGGTTTGCTTTCGTGACGGTATCCGACCATTCGAATCGCCAGGGCCGAAAAAAATAGGAGTAAATACGGCGAACTCTTTAGTAGAAGGTGAAAATGGTCCGCCGGATGACGTATTCATCGGAACCATCGAACCTGGTGACGGCTTCAGATTCAATTGTCGAGGAATTTTCGAATTAGGAATGCAACCGACTACTCCTGGCGATACTCCACCGGCCGGATGATCGTCTTCGAATATCACGTTAGGCTTCAGACTCGGCGTGTGACTAGATTTGTACGACTGCGACGATCCACGAAGCTTTATTCCCGGTGATTTTAGGTTCAATTTAGGCCATTTTCTCGGCTGTGGAATGTAATTTAATCGATTAATACATTTGCATCTTGTAAATCGAGATATACAGAATCAGTATAGGCAGTTATCtcgtaaatttaaatttgtagCTTTCGATTCGTAATGTGAAAATTCAGAGTAACTTTGATGAAGAGACCAATAATACTCCGAATAGGAAGTTTGAATACTTATTGAGAAGCAGAGTAGCCAatgtagcaaaaaaatgacctgGAATAACTTACAAAGGAAGGAGGCTTTCCAATTTTAGGTTCTTTGGGTTCGATGAATAGCGATTTGTCGTATAAATACGATAAGAAGTCTGCTTCCGACAAATCTTCAAAAGGACTTGATAAAAGCTTTGTCTCCAGGAACGTCTGcccaacaaaaaattacattagaCATGTTGTTCATTCTCCGTCTTTGTGAAAATAGACTGATTTgcatctcgaaaaaaaaaatagaatcttACTCTAATTCTAGGCTCAACAGTTAAACAATAGGGTTTATCTTGAAACTGTTGAATTTCGTTGATAATTTCCATGGTGAATCttcgttttgagaaatttataatGGTGGGTGGGTCGTTGATGAAATCCGCATTACCTTCTTCAGTGTGTATaagtttggtcaaaaatacaCCTGTATAAAAATTCGGAATTATTACTCAAGAGCTTACGACACAGATGGACTTTGGTCAATATTAAGACGGGAGAAAATATCTCACCAAAGAAAGGCACGCAGGGTGGATTAAGCGTATGAAGTTTCTCCAAATATTTCTTCTGATGTTGACGATGAAATTCTTCTACTTCGTTATAAACCTTCTGCAGATTTCGTGGACAGCTCTAAATCATATTGGAGGTTTTCATTACAATTCAAGTTTCTAGTTTAAAGAACGAATTGAGAATATCAGCTcccttttttagtttttgtaatACTTACAGATGTAGTATATCTGAGACGATACACGCAAGCGGACATAAGAGCCGAAAATATAGAAAATACTccgttgaaattattcaaatccaATAAAACACTCATTATCTCCAATAGACGAGTATATATGGCAACTCTTTCTTCAAGATTTTCCGTTTCtacgattattttttccaaccaTAGCGAAAACTGCGCAGAAAAAACAACGTCGAAATTATTTCGGTGAAATTCTATGCGAAATTTCCGAAATTTAAAACCAGTTTAATTACGTTGTTGGATTTTTGTATAATCTTCTTAACGTTAGGAGCGAGCAGTTCTTTATTCTCTTTGGTCCACGCGGCTCCCACGAGCTCGGAACTTCTCATTACTTTGTACATGTCGTATTCGATTAAAGTCAGCTGGCGAGCTATTTCTACAGGATGGagctgtgaaaaaaatttaaaatgagatgattgaaaaaaagcacagggaataatttcagcaaaataaaCGTACCGTTAAAATATTCCATTCTTCTTCCGGAAGCATGATGTGCCATTCGATCGGAGGAGGCGCTCGATCAAAAGCATACGTGACTTCTCTGCATAATTCGTTCGGATCTTTCTGCAAAGATATTCGTAATTCGAATTAGACATGTTTTTATGAATAAGTGGCagttcatcgtttttttttcagtcaacttGCCTtcctttgaagaattttctttATGCAGATGGCCCattttttcatagatttttcGCTAATTGAATCTAGAAAGTTGTCTAGTTTGGTTGACAATTCAACGTTGTtctcgaaatcgaaaaaataacaatcGACCCATCGTTTTAATACATTCAAgactctgtaaaaaaaaaaattttaaaaattaaaataattgaaaacgtGAATCGGTAAGTCAAAGCTATTAATCTCATACAATCTATTTTCATAGATCTACCCCAATCAAGCCAACTCACCGAAATTTAATAGGTTGATAATACTGTTTCCTATATCTTTTAATATCTTCCTTAACCTTGGACGTCAAAGTATTGGTATTTTGTATACTGAACGCTTCCAAAGCCTCCGGAACATTATAACGTTCGATTAGCAATTCTAACAGTTCctaaaataataagaaaataaaCGTTGAAATCTCGACAGATCAAATTCCAAGACTCTTCGTTTTGCCACACAAACCTCAGCGGTGACGAACGTTCTATAGGTGATCAAAAAAGTACGATCGAATTGTGCATCGGTATATACGTGAAATGTCAGTCTTTCGATAAGTTTCATTAAAGTGGCACCCTGCAAATAAAATAACACTTTaatcgtgatatttttttcaaacatatcaTTTTCCTAGTCCAATTTCACGTTACCTTGATAGTTGAACCTTCGAAAACTATATTATTCGAAGAATCGGGTTCAGCGAATCGATAAACCTCTACCGGTGGCATTTGTAATGGATTTTTACGTTCTATATCGTCCAGAACGCTATTCAAACTTCTATCCAACATACTACAAAGACACAGAACGTATTAAATCAACAATAAAACGATAAATTATGTTGTTGAAATGTCTGATGAATTTACCATCTAATATTCAACATAACCAGATCAGACATCCATTGGCATTTTTCTTCATACGATTTTGCTAAAAAAGTGAACGGTAATTGATCTCTGGGAACTATTTCAAATGCGTTTTTCACTTCTAAGAACAGAATAGAACAAAATAACGATTATTACGTGTTTCATACAGAGCTGATTATTATTGAACGATATAAATTTCTTACCATCGGTATCGTCTCTATCTTTAATTTCGACTTTTCTTATAAATATGATATCTTTGAGCTTATAATCGATGGGAACTCCACCAGGACCAACCTGACTAGAAATTGGCGCTGATCTTTTACGTTTACAGAGCACCAGGATGCCGTCGAAAAGCGTAGCTCTTCTTTCGGCCGCACGTTTACCACCGCTTTGTACCATTAAAAAGTCCTctgtcgaaaaaaatcaccttttattaatttcttttctttttcgaacgTTGATATTTAGGGGTATCGTACC contains:
- the LOC135844038 gene encoding protein son of sevenless-like, whose product is MFSAQTSTQDLNRSFISFADPEEVEPWKGVFTNSLRKVLEQVHPSLTAGEDALEYVERLIIQLLSMLCLKPSPHSISDVEDRVRTTFPTPIDKWALDDAKEALEKYKRRNGQLVLPVERVHQMLQKEVLQYKLDMQVIVFIVAVLEYISADLFKLTGNYVKNTHHAEITCQDIRVAMCADKVLSDMFTHNGTESGNENDINIENSTYEYAVKDFIHDEKQHLRNLNMINKVFLEEINNVLPIHEIEDLQNMFQNLNDISDLTFTIVASFEDILEMSEDKQPPLVGSCLEEFAEDEEFEVYSRYTADLLQANGPNLIIDLLSRHNRLDVLPSAGQGFREAVKYYLPRLLRYPIWHCLAYFDYIKIFQDISIKEADKDDLYEVDRDNLEQLEGLLKPLQADMTKLLRNLPENEKEYGARLHGKLRHTVLMEKINEMKRTVDGFESKYSKQFCTELLREDFLMVQSGGKRAAERRATLFDGILVLCKRKRSAPISSQVGPGGVPIDYKLKDIIFIRKVEIKDRDDTDEVKNAFEIVPRDQLPFTFLAKSYEEKCQWMSDLVMLNIRCMLDRSLNSVLDDIERKNPLQMPPVEVYRFAEPDSSNNIVFEGSTIKGATLMKLIERLTFHVYTDAQFDRTFLITYRTFVTAEELLELLIERYNVPEALEAFSIQNTNTLTSKVKEDIKRYRKQYYQPIKFRVLNVLKRWVDCYFFDFENNVELSTKLDNFLDSISEKSMKKWAICIKKILQRKKDPNELCREVTYAFDRAPPPIEWHIMLPEEEWNILTLHPVEIARQLTLIEYDMYKVMRSSELVGAAWTKENKELLAPNVKKIIQKSNNFSLWLEKIIVETENLEERVAIYTRLLEIMSVLLDLNNFNGVFSIFSALMSACVYRLRYTTSSCPRNLQKVYNEVEEFHRQHQKKYLEKLHTLNPPCVPFFGVFLTKLIHTEEGNADFINDPPTIINFSKRRFTMEIINEIQQFQDKPYCLTVEPRIRTFLETKLLSSPFEDLSEADFLSYLYDKSLFIEPKEPKIGKPPSFPRKWPKLNLKSPGIKLRGSSQSYKSSHTPSLKPNVIFEDDHPAGGVSPGVVGCIPNSKIPRQLNLKPSPGSMVPMNTSSGGPFSPSTKEFAVFTPIFFGPGDSNGRIPSRKQTCDMISSNSEESQTGTSMTEDSENGNFLDGPPEGPPLPPRRPPPKMPPMMYDLPSPNLPPRDISPPPLPPRRDSLHIRQSSVDTTRIMFEPMSPFLPPLSGVQDANGTNNNFTDSVADKRHFDFISSFNNYNSSEFDNGSDSEMSPDTLSQNPLLFPKHSDLLVFDDIFPNQNHIVEETNDQKTPPCSTTNAFFPSSMPQTFLPEWSAVPKIHPLPNVSLPQHEDTHKPVPRSIIIRRTVPSMFQFNVNRNSNSDKSFAGEKTD